The bacterium nucleotide sequence CGTCGAAGGGACCAGCTCCGGTGCCGTCGCTGATCTCAACGGTGATTTCTTCATCCTCAACGTGGCGCCGGGTACCTATACCCTGCGCGCCCAGATGATGGGATACGAAACCGTGCGTATGCAAAATGTCCTCGTCTCGGTCAACCGCACCACTGAGAGCAAAATCCGCATGAAGGAGACGGTGCTCGAGGGAGAGGTCGTGGTCGTCCAGGCCGAGAAGGTCGCCATGAAAAAAGACCAGACCAGCACGGTGCGTAACGTGTCGTCGCAGCAGATCGCTGCCCTCCCGGTCGAAAACATGGGGGCGGTGGTCTCGATGCAGGCCGGCGTCGTCAACGGCCATTTCCGCGGCGGCCGCAGCAACGAAGTCACCTACCTGGTGGACGGCATGCAAGTCACGGAGGCTTTTGGCGGCAGCGGCCGTAACGTGGAGTTGGAGACCGAAGCAATTCAGGACCTCGAGGTCATCACCGGGACCTTCAATGCCGAATACGGACGAGCCATGAGCGGCATCGTCAATGCCGTCACCAAGTCGGGCGGCCAGCACTACAGCGGCTCGATTGCCGAGGACCTCGGTAACTACTATACCAACCACAAGAGTATTTTTATCGGCCTCAAGGATGAGGATGTCCTGCGCAATCAGGACTTTAAATTCCAGCTCAGCGGCCCGGTCCTGCCGGGATGGAAATCCGGCCCGACCTTCTTCGTCAACGGCCGCTACCAGGACAACAAAAACCACCTCAACGGCGTGCGCCGTTTCAATCCCTGGGACCTGAGCAACTTCATACCAATCGATCCGATGATGTGGTATTCCGAACACACCGGCGACAGCTCCTATGTGCCGATGAACAAGAGCCTCAACAAATCGCTCATGGGCAAACTCGCCTTCGACATGATCAAGAACATCCGCATGTCGCTGCTGTATACCCGCAACGACGACGAATGGCACGGCTATTCGCATATCTGGAAATATAATCCCGATGGCCGCGCCACCTCATACCGCACCTCGGACCTTTTCTCGTTCGAATTCAACCACATGATCAGCAAAAAGTTTTTCTATGAGGTCAAACTCTCCTATCTCGATAACTTTAACGGCTACTATCTCTATCGCAATCCCACCGATTCACGCTACCTCCACGATAAATATCTGACCAGCGACGGCCCCGGTTTCTATACCGGCGGCCAGGACAAGAGCCACTCCCTGCGCTGGCTCAAGGATACCAACGCCAAACTGGATGTGACCTGGCAGGCCACCAAGAACCACAGCCTCAAGAGCGGCATCCTCTACACCCTGCACGACCTCGATCAGCAGTCCCGCACGATCCGCAACAAATACTATGGCACCGACCTGGAAAATGAACTGTACGAGCCGGTCGTTTACTCCGATTCCTCGGTCTATTCCGACATCTACAAGGTCAAGCCGAAAGAACTTTCTGCTTACATCCAGGACAAGATCGAGTACGACGAGATGGTGATCAATTTTGGCTTGCGCTATGACTATTTCGATCCGAATACGGTCTATCCCTCGGACTTACGCAATCCGGCCAACCAGCTGGTCTTCGCCGACAGCTTGAACCGCAAGACCACCTATCCCAAGGCGGATGCCAAAGTGCAGATCAGCCCGCGCCTCGGCCTTTCCTACCAGCTCAGCAATGCCGCGCTGCTCCATTTCAGCTATGGTCACTTTTTCCAGATGCCGCCCCTTTATGCCCTCTATGATAACCACTCGCTGCAGGTTTCGCCGACCGATTACTCGACGACCATGGGCAATCCCCAGATCAAGGCGCAGCGCACCGTCCAATACGAGATCGGCCTCTGGCAGGAGCTGATCAAGGGGATGGGGCTGGAAGTGGCTCTCTTTTACCGCGACATCTACGATCTTCTCAGCGCCAAGGTGATCACCACATACGATCAGATCGAATACGGCCTCTACAGCAACAAGGATTATGGCAATGCCAAGGGTCTGGAGGTCAAGTACGATTTCGTCTCGGGCAGTTTTTCGGCCTACGCTAACTATACTCTGCAGTACTCCCGCGGCAATGCCGACAACCCGACGACCACCTTCACCCGCGCCGGAAGCAGCATGGATCCGATCAGCCGACTGATCCCGATGAGCTGGGACCAGCGCCATACCCTGAATGTGACCCTCGGCTACAATACGATGAAATACGGCACGACGATGACCGCCTATTATAACTCGGGCGCCACTTATACCTGGTCACCGCTGGACGAGAGCCAGCTGGCCAAGGTCAACCTCTATCCCAACAACGCCAAGATGCCCAGCACCTACAGTGTGGACATGAGCGCCTATTACGATATCAAGCTCATCAAGCAGCTCAAGACGCGGATCACCATGAATATCTATAATCTCTTTGACACGCTCAACGAATGGGGCGTCAACGGCAACACCGGCCGGGCCTATACCGCCATCGTCCGCGACTCGGACCTGGCCAATCACCGCAGTAATTTCAACACCTACTACGACCGGATCCACAATCCGTCGATGTATGCCACGCCGCGGATGATCAAGCTGGGCATGGGCATCATGTTCTGAAGCGTTTCCGGAGCAGCAGTCAAGACGGATCCCTAAGAAAAGGAACCTTGCATGAAAAAATCACTCCTGTATATGGCGTTCATCCTGCTCACGACTCTTTCGCTGGTTCAGGCGCAAGGCCAGCTGTACGACGGGCCCGAGGACGAGGCGGGCGATATCACCGCCCGCCGTGAAGGGTACATGAGCGGCAACCGTGTTTTCGAGTATTTTCAGAACACCACCGAGTTGGGCAAGTGGGTGAGTGGCGCCACCGGCGGCCTTTGGTCCAAATGGCCCAATAATGACCAGGGCACTCGTATGACCGACGGCATCGGCCTGCTGATCGGCGCCAAG carries:
- a CDS encoding TonB-dependent receptor, with the translated sequence MRKMKRNLGWLLLLLVVPGLLLAQTTGKISGKVMDAKTGQPLPGANIIVEGTSSGAVADLNGDFFILNVAPGTYTLRAQMMGYETVRMQNVLVSVNRTTESKIRMKETVLEGEVVVVQAEKVAMKKDQTSTVRNVSSQQIAALPVENMGAVVSMQAGVVNGHFRGGRSNEVTYLVDGMQVTEAFGGSGRNVELETEAIQDLEVITGTFNAEYGRAMSGIVNAVTKSGGQHYSGSIAEDLGNYYTNHKSIFIGLKDEDVLRNQDFKFQLSGPVLPGWKSGPTFFVNGRYQDNKNHLNGVRRFNPWDLSNFIPIDPMMWYSEHTGDSSYVPMNKSLNKSLMGKLAFDMIKNIRMSLLYTRNDDEWHGYSHIWKYNPDGRATSYRTSDLFSFEFNHMISKKFFYEVKLSYLDNFNGYYLYRNPTDSRYLHDKYLTSDGPGFYTGGQDKSHSLRWLKDTNAKLDVTWQATKNHSLKSGILYTLHDLDQQSRTIRNKYYGTDLENELYEPVVYSDSSVYSDIYKVKPKELSAYIQDKIEYDEMVINFGLRYDYFDPNTVYPSDLRNPANQLVFADSLNRKTTYPKADAKVQISPRLGLSYQLSNAALLHFSYGHFFQMPPLYALYDNHSLQVSPTDYSTTMGNPQIKAQRTVQYEIGLWQELIKGMGLEVALFYRDIYDLLSAKVITTYDQIEYGLYSNKDYGNAKGLEVKYDFVSGSFSAYANYTLQYSRGNADNPTTTFTRAGSSMDPISRLIPMSWDQRHTLNVTLGYNTMKYGTTMTAYYNSGATYTWSPLDESQLAKVNLYPNNAKMPSTYSVDMSAYYDIKLIKQLKTRITMNIYNLFDTLNEWGVNGNTGRAYTAIVRDSDLANHRSNFNTYYDRIHNPSMYATPRMIKLGMGIMF